A region from the Triticum aestivum cultivar Chinese Spring chromosome 3D, IWGSC CS RefSeq v2.1, whole genome shotgun sequence genome encodes:
- the LOC123075304 gene encoding gallate 1-beta-glucosyltransferase 84A24-like — protein sequence MAMGEEAAATVTAAATLSAPHLLIICNPSQGNINPMLRLGKRLAAKGLLVTFSSTADVGAKITASSGVEDGGDGVPLGLGRIRFEFLDDHFDGKEELKFNDLMTHLETAGPPAFAKLLRRQEEAGRPVACVVVNPFIPWAMDVAQAAGIPYAVLWVQSCAVFSLYYHHVHGLLDLPAEDDLDARVKLPGLPALSVTDVPSFLLPSNPYCFKLFTEAILRQFRAIHRPSWVFVNSFSELERDVVDALQSVSPRPPLLIPVGPLVELEEEAAVRGDMMKPADECVGWLDTQAPRSVVYASLGSMAVLSAEELAEMAHGLASTGRPFLWVVRPDNSALLPEGYLNSIAGRGMVVPWSPQDLVLAHPSTACYLTHCGWNSTLETLAAGVPVAAFPMWGDQCTDAKYLVEELKMGVRVRAPLRRDAVRDALENVVAGPDAGAMLDNARAWSVVARTAVAPGGSSDRHIQAFVDEFLSVSSSR from the coding sequence ATGGCCATGGGTGAGGAGGCCGCGGCCACGGTCACCGCGGCGGCGACGTTGTCTGCGCCCCACCTGCTCATCATATGCAACCCGTCGCAGGGCAACATCAACCCCATGCTGCGCCTGGGCAAGCGCCTCGCGGCCAAGGGTCTCTTGGTGACCTTCTCATCGACCGCCGATGTTGGAGCCAAGATCACGGCTTCCTCCggggtggaagatggcggcgacggcgtGCCGCTCGGCCTTGGCCGCATCCGGTTCGAGTTCCTAGACGACCATTTCGACGGGAAGGAGGAGCTGAAGTTCAACGACCTGATGACGCACCTGGAGACGGCCGGGCCGCCGGCGTTCGCGAAGCTACTGAGGCGCCAGGAGGAGGCGGGCCGGCCTGTGGCGTGCGTCGTCGTGAACCCGTTCATCCCGTGGGCGATGGACGTCGCCCAAGCCGCCGGCATCCCCTATGCGGTGCTGTGGGTGCAGTCGTGCGCGGTGTTCTCGCTCTACTACCACCACGTGCACGGGCTCCTGGATCTCCCGGCCGAGGACGACCTCGACGCTCGGGTCAAGCTCCCGGGACTCCCGGCGCTGTCTGTCACCGACGTGCCGTCGTTCCTGTTGCCGTCGAACCCCTACTGCTTCAAGCTCTTCACCGAGGCGATACTGAGGCAGTTCCGCGCCATCCACAGGCCGTCGTGGGTGTTCGTCAACTCCTTCTCCGAGCTGGAGCGCGACGTGGTCGACGCTCTCCAGAGCGTCTCGCCGCGGCCCCCCCTGCTCATCCCCGTCGGTCCACTCGTCGAGCTGGAGGAGGAGGCCGCGGTGCGCGGCGACATGATGAAGCCGGCGGACGAGTGCGTGGGGTGGCTGGACACGCAGGCGCCGCGCTCCGTCGTGTACGCATCTCTCGGCAGCATGGCGGTGCTGTCCGCCGAGGAGCTGGCCGAGATGGCGCACGGGCTCGCGTCCACCGGCCGCCCCTTCCTGTGGGTAGTTCGGCCGGACAACAGCGCGTTGCTCCCGGAGGGTTACCTCAACTCCATCGCCGGGCGCGGCATGGTGGTGCCATGGAGCCCGCAGGACCTCGTGCTCGCGCACCCGTCCACGGCGTGCTACCTCACGCACTGCGGCTGGAACTCGACGCTGGAGACGCTCGCCGCGGGGGTCCCCGTGGCGGCCTTTCCGATGTGGGGCGACCAGTGCACGGACGCTAAGTATCTGGTGGAGGAGCTCAAGATGGGCGTGCGCGTCCGCGCGCCGCTGCGGCGGGACGCCGTGCGCGACGCCTTGGAGAACGTTGTGGCTGGGCCGGACGCCGGCGCGATGCTCGACAACGCCAGGGCGTGGAGCGTGGTGGCGAGGACGGCGGTGGCGCCCGGCGGGTCGTCGGACCGCCACATACAGGCCTTCGTGGACGAGTTCCTTAGTGTTTCAAGTTCAAGATAG